A single region of the Saprospiraceae bacterium genome encodes:
- a CDS encoding SMP-30/gluconolactonase/LRE family protein: MKWQTFKIITKSSLLITIAAVLIQCNAPALPEWYDTNQALISEHNLSVRELPGLPGSTVESNLEAGKVNNLETLGSTTLYPGVNAMLFWGSGALVGVLQLAPNASIPEEELPANRFVFVLEGSVDQLINGAPTTLTAIAREAPDGTHSGTPRTDFVYLEKGSKNALTAGAAGAKLLEVYSPLRLDYLQKAGVTNLPAAMPELNNTLTQPANVQPNQVYDLYDFQLTELATGAFSRLISGKNTQLSFISMEPGSVFPHHIHPEEQMMFVLRGECEEILLDGKAPMKTNDVVRIPGNMVHGAEIGELGCDALDIFWPARADYLEKEKARLTAYRAIIPEGVEPELLVDGTKTKPALTFSEGPKWMNGKIYFSNMYFDQNWGADPKQSSIVELDPDGSYRNITEGKMQANGLYPYKNGNLLVCDMMGHRVVEMTTEGKVVKVIAASYDGKPIDGPNDILTDAKGGIYFTDPQFTMEAEKFQPGRAVYYVSPDGEVTRLVEPNEFAMPNGILLSPDGKTLYINNCYDDESWYPVNSEKDNYIWAYDVNEDGTISNGRQFAKLFLTGNVLDRKGKSSSADGMAIDKMGNIYVATYYGVQIFNAEGDFVGMINLPSFPVSLCFGEEDMKTLYIVSYSKVYKIRTNMEGFVNYL, from the coding sequence ATGAAGTGGCAAACTTTCAAAATAATCACAAAAAGCAGTCTGCTGATTACGATCGCAGCTGTCCTGATCCAGTGCAACGCTCCTGCCCTACCGGAATGGTACGATACGAACCAGGCACTGATCAGCGAGCATAATTTATCGGTTAGGGAGCTCCCCGGTTTACCAGGTTCCACTGTTGAGTCCAACCTGGAAGCAGGCAAAGTAAACAACCTGGAGACCTTGGGTAGCACAACCCTATATCCGGGCGTAAACGCCATGCTTTTCTGGGGGAGTGGTGCCCTGGTGGGTGTACTCCAACTTGCGCCAAACGCCTCGATACCCGAAGAAGAATTGCCGGCGAACCGCTTTGTTTTTGTACTGGAAGGCTCGGTAGATCAATTGATCAATGGAGCTCCTACCACCCTGACCGCTATCGCGCGCGAAGCTCCTGATGGAACCCACAGCGGCACACCGAGAACAGATTTTGTCTACCTGGAAAAGGGGAGTAAAAATGCCCTAACGGCTGGGGCTGCTGGGGCAAAGCTCTTGGAAGTCTATAGCCCTTTGCGGCTGGACTATCTCCAAAAGGCCGGCGTGACGAATCTTCCGGCCGCCATGCCTGAGCTTAATAACACCTTGACCCAACCAGCCAATGTACAACCCAATCAGGTATACGATCTGTACGATTTCCAGCTTACGGAATTGGCCACAGGAGCCTTTTCCAGGCTGATCTCCGGAAAAAACACCCAGTTGAGTTTCATTTCCATGGAGCCGGGCTCTGTATTCCCGCATCACATTCATCCTGAAGAACAAATGATGTTTGTGCTGCGGGGTGAATGTGAAGAAATTCTACTGGATGGAAAAGCACCGATGAAGACTAATGATGTGGTGCGCATTCCCGGCAACATGGTTCATGGCGCCGAGATCGGAGAACTGGGCTGCGATGCGCTTGATATTTTTTGGCCTGCACGTGCTGATTATCTGGAAAAGGAAAAAGCGAGATTGACCGCCTATCGGGCCATCATCCCGGAAGGTGTCGAACCGGAACTACTGGTTGATGGCACGAAAACAAAACCGGCCCTGACCTTTAGCGAAGGCCCGAAATGGATGAACGGCAAGATTTATTTTTCCAATATGTACTTTGATCAAAATTGGGGTGCCGACCCCAAACAAAGTTCGATCGTGGAACTTGATCCTGACGGCAGCTACCGGAATATTACGGAGGGGAAAATGCAGGCCAATGGACTCTATCCCTACAAAAACGGGAACCTGCTGGTTTGCGACATGATGGGACACCGCGTGGTGGAGATGACCACCGAAGGAAAAGTAGTGAAGGTGATTGCCGCATCTTATGACGGAAAGCCAATTGATGGTCCCAATGACATTCTCACGGACGCAAAAGGTGGGATCTATTTTACCGATCCGCAGTTTACGATGGAAGCAGAAAAATTCCAGCCCGGACGTGCGGTTTATTACGTTTCGCCGGATGGTGAAGTGACCAGGCTGGTAGAACCCAATGAATTTGCCATGCCCAACGGCATTCTACTTTCGCCCGACGGCAAGACGTTGTATATCAACAATTGTTACGACGATGAATCCTGGTATCCGGTAAACAGTGAAAAGGATAATTATATCTGGGCCTATGATGTTAATGAAGATGGCACGATCAGCAATGGCCGGCAATTTGCTAAATTATTCCTCACCGGCAATGTGCTGGACCGGAAAGGTAAATCTTCGAGCGCCGATGGAATGGCCATTGATAAAATGGGAAATATTTACGTAGCTACTTATTATGGAGTGCAAATCTTTAACGCCGAAGGAGACTTTGTAGGCATGATCAATTTGCCTTCTTTCCCAGTCAGCCTTTGTTTTGGAGAGGAGGATATGAAGACCTTGTATATCGTGAGCTATAGCAAGGTGTATAAAATCCGGACCAATATGGAGGGGTTTGTGAATTATTTGTAG
- a CDS encoding sialate O-acetylesterase, with protein sequence MKGIQGLLTIILGLSIISICSAEVKLPKLISDGVVLQRDAEIPIWGWANANEKITVVFQGKKYKTKASTEGEWSVKLPKMAAGGPFVMSISGKNTLEIKDILIGDVWLCTGQSNMVHQLDIHDVTYADEIASANLSEIRHFKVPTANSISGPKADLPGGNWQHAVSEEIRPFSAVAYFFAKKIYEKYHIPIGLINASVGGTPIEAWTPAEGFKAFPEILQVIAENKDTAFVNRQMSNRPAFNRTPREPRDKGLTGHKPWYAIDFTPKDWRRINIPGYWEDQGAKDLNGVVWYRREITLPSSMAAQTATVFLGRIVDADELYINGQKVGNTTYQYPQRRYDVPADLLKAGKNVFVIRVTNNAGKGGFVPDKPYCIFTDKDTVDLKGYWQYKVGEVFIPFDLSAFSQRNSDEPRARRINPQNEPTALHNAMVAPFTQFPIKGILWYQGESNTGHPEAYEAYMHALINGWRAVFHHPDLPFIYAQLPNFMDVAYLPTESNWAKLRASQLKALTVPYTAMTVNIDLGEWNDIHPDNKKDVGERMALAALKLAYGETLVYSGPLYEAYRIEGNKVTISFSHVASGLITDDGEELSEFAIAGEDKKFVWAKAKIEGDKVIVWSEQVASPKYVRYAWADNPDNPNLYNKEGLPASPFSTE encoded by the coding sequence ATGAAAGGTATTCAGGGTTTATTGACCATTATCTTAGGATTATCGATTATTTCCATCTGCAGCGCTGAAGTAAAACTACCAAAGCTCATCAGTGACGGCGTGGTGCTGCAAAGGGATGCCGAAATTCCCATCTGGGGTTGGGCAAATGCCAACGAGAAAATCACGGTAGTTTTTCAAGGCAAGAAGTATAAAACCAAAGCTTCCACCGAAGGCGAATGGAGTGTGAAGCTGCCTAAAATGGCGGCCGGCGGCCCCTTTGTCATGAGCATTTCTGGTAAAAATACGCTAGAAATCAAAGATATCCTGATCGGTGATGTCTGGCTGTGTACCGGGCAGTCTAATATGGTGCATCAACTCGACATCCACGATGTGACCTACGCCGATGAAATTGCCAGCGCAAACCTGTCGGAAATCAGACATTTCAAAGTACCCACCGCCAACAGCATTTCGGGCCCGAAAGCAGACCTGCCCGGCGGCAACTGGCAACATGCGGTCAGCGAGGAAATCCGTCCTTTCTCTGCCGTAGCTTATTTTTTCGCCAAAAAGATCTACGAAAAATACCACATCCCAATAGGACTAATCAATGCCAGCGTGGGCGGTACACCCATCGAAGCCTGGACCCCCGCTGAAGGCTTTAAAGCGTTCCCCGAAATCCTCCAGGTTATTGCGGAAAATAAAGACACCGCTTTTGTAAATCGTCAGATGAGCAATCGGCCCGCCTTTAACCGGACACCCCGCGAACCGAGAGACAAGGGCCTAACCGGTCACAAACCCTGGTATGCCATAGATTTCACCCCGAAGGACTGGCGGAGAATCAACATTCCCGGTTATTGGGAGGATCAGGGGGCCAAAGACCTGAACGGTGTGGTCTGGTACCGCCGGGAAATAACTTTGCCGTCCTCCATGGCTGCTCAGACGGCCACAGTCTTTTTGGGTAGGATCGTAGATGCCGATGAGCTGTACATCAATGGCCAAAAGGTGGGAAATACTACCTATCAATATCCGCAGCGCAGATACGATGTGCCAGCAGATTTACTCAAAGCCGGCAAAAATGTCTTCGTCATCAGGGTAACTAATAATGCTGGGAAAGGTGGTTTTGTGCCGGACAAACCTTATTGCATCTTTACCGACAAAGATACGGTTGACCTGAAAGGCTACTGGCAATATAAGGTAGGGGAAGTATTTATTCCTTTCGATTTATCTGCCTTCTCCCAGCGTAATTCTGATGAGCCGAGAGCAAGAAGGATCAATCCCCAAAATGAACCCACCGCACTGCACAACGCCATGGTGGCTCCTTTCACGCAATTTCCAATAAAGGGAATTCTTTGGTACCAGGGAGAAAGCAATACCGGCCACCCGGAAGCTTATGAAGCTTATATGCACGCCCTGATAAATGGCTGGAGAGCGGTATTCCATCACCCAGATCTCCCATTTATTTATGCCCAGCTCCCCAATTTTATGGATGTGGCATATTTGCCCACAGAAAGCAATTGGGCCAAGTTGCGGGCATCTCAGTTGAAGGCCCTTACTGTTCCCTATACCGCCATGACAGTAAATATTGATCTCGGGGAATGGAATGATATTCACCCCGATAACAAAAAGGATGTTGGTGAACGGATGGCTCTCGCAGCCCTGAAGCTGGCTTATGGTGAAACGCTTGTGTATTCCGGCCCCCTGTATGAAGCATATCGGATAGAAGGAAACAAAGTCACGATTTCATTTTCTCATGTGGCCAGCGGATTGATAACCGATGATGGAGAGGAATTAAGTGAATTTGCCATTGCAGGGGAAGATAAAAAGTTTGTTTGGGCTAAAGCCAAAATAGAAGGAGACAAAGTGATCGTTTGGAGTGAGCAAGTTGCCAGCCCCAAATACGTCCGCTACGCCTGGGCCGACAATCCAGATAATCCCAATTTGTATAACAAGGAAGGGTTACCTGCCTCTCCGTTCAGCACGGAATGA